In Synechococcus sp. CC9616, the following are encoded in one genomic region:
- the thrC gene encoding threonine synthase gives MQDWPGLIEAYRSWLPVSSTTPVITLREGATPLIPVPSIAERIGKGVSVFVKYDGLNPTGSFKDRGMTMAISKAKEAGCEAVICASTGNTSAAAAAYARRGGMRAFVLIPDGYVAQGKLAQALVYGAEVLAIRGNFDRALDIVQEAAKTYPVTLVNSVNPFRLQGQKTAAFEIVDALGEAPDWLCIPMGNAGNITAYWMGFQEYQKAGHSRRLPRMMGFQASGSAPLVKGMTITEPETIATAIRIGNPVNREKAIAARKASNGAFLDVTDAEIIDAYKLLGGEEGIFCEPASAASVAGLLKRRDEVPQGATVVCVLTGNGLKDPDCAINNNDAAFHTDLNPDLNTVAKVMGF, from the coding sequence ATGCAGGACTGGCCGGGCCTCATCGAGGCATACCGGAGCTGGCTTCCCGTCTCGAGCACGACCCCTGTCATCACACTGCGGGAGGGAGCCACACCGCTCATCCCAGTGCCGTCGATCGCTGAACGGATCGGCAAGGGGGTTTCGGTTTTTGTGAAATACGACGGTCTCAATCCCACCGGGTCTTTCAAAGACCGGGGGATGACGATGGCCATTAGCAAAGCGAAGGAAGCTGGTTGTGAAGCGGTGATCTGCGCCAGCACGGGAAACACCAGCGCAGCAGCAGCGGCCTATGCCCGCCGCGGTGGCATGCGGGCCTTCGTCCTGATCCCTGATGGTTATGTGGCCCAGGGAAAGCTGGCGCAGGCCCTCGTCTATGGAGCTGAAGTTCTCGCGATCCGGGGGAACTTCGATCGAGCTCTCGACATCGTCCAGGAGGCGGCCAAAACCTACCCGGTGACCCTGGTGAATTCAGTGAATCCGTTCCGCCTGCAAGGTCAGAAAACAGCAGCCTTCGAGATTGTGGATGCGTTGGGAGAGGCCCCGGACTGGCTCTGCATCCCGATGGGCAACGCAGGCAACATCACGGCCTACTGGATGGGCTTCCAGGAGTATCAGAAGGCGGGTCACAGCCGCAGGCTGCCCAGGATGATGGGTTTTCAGGCCAGTGGTTCAGCCCCTTTGGTCAAGGGGATGACCATCACCGAACCGGAGACGATTGCAACAGCGATCCGAATTGGCAATCCGGTGAATCGTGAGAAAGCGATCGCTGCACGCAAGGCCAGCAACGGAGCCTTTCTGGATGTCACCGATGCCGAGATCATTGATGCATACAAGCTTCTAGGCGGCGAGGAAGGCATCTTCTGCGAACCGGCCAGCGCCGCGTCCGTTGCCGGTCTGCTGAAACGCAGGGACGAGGTTCCTCAGGGCGCAACCGTGGTGTGCGTTCTCACCGGCAATGGGCTCAAGGACCCGGACTGTGCAATCAACAACAACGACGCGGCTTTCCATACCGATTTGAATCCAGATCTCAACACGGTGGCCAAGGTGATGGGGTTCTAG
- the dnaN gene encoding DNA polymerase III subunit beta yields MKVVCSQAELNAALQLVSRAVATRPTHPVLANVLLTADAGTGRVSLTGFDLNLGIQTSLAAEVESSGAITLPARLLGEIVNRLSSDSPITLATEESGEQIQLNSLSGSYQMRGMPADDYPELPMVESGRTLKLQASVLVEALKGTLFASSGDEAKQLLTGVHLQFRQQALEAAATDGHRLAVLEVDNVLQDQDEPSASSDSDEEGFAVTLPARSLREVERMMAGWRSGEPVSLFCDRGQVVFLAADQMVTSRTLEGTYPNYRQLIPDGFTRSLGLDRRALIASLERIAVLADQHNNVVKFSTEPDKGIVQISADAQDVGSGSESLPANLSGEALQIAFNVRYLLDGLKAMAVDRVVLHCNAPTTPAVLKPEDVADGFTYLVMPVQIRS; encoded by the coding sequence ATGAAAGTGGTCTGCTCTCAGGCGGAACTCAATGCGGCTCTTCAGCTCGTCAGCCGTGCTGTCGCAACACGCCCAACACATCCGGTGCTGGCGAATGTTCTGCTGACGGCTGATGCCGGTACCGGGCGTGTGAGCCTGACGGGCTTCGATCTGAATCTGGGAATTCAAACCTCACTGGCCGCAGAGGTGGAAAGCAGCGGAGCCATCACCCTTCCAGCCCGTCTGCTCGGCGAAATTGTGAATCGTCTCTCGAGCGATTCGCCGATCACTTTGGCGACTGAGGAATCCGGAGAACAAATTCAGCTCAACAGCCTCAGTGGTAGCTATCAGATGCGCGGCATGCCCGCAGACGACTACCCCGAATTGCCGATGGTGGAAAGCGGCAGAACTCTGAAACTCCAAGCCTCGGTTCTGGTGGAAGCTCTCAAAGGCACGCTCTTTGCCAGCAGTGGCGATGAGGCCAAGCAGCTTCTCACTGGTGTGCATCTGCAATTCCGTCAACAGGCTCTCGAAGCAGCCGCCACGGATGGCCATCGCCTGGCTGTTCTGGAAGTGGACAACGTTCTTCAGGATCAGGACGAGCCTTCAGCCAGCTCCGACAGTGATGAAGAGGGATTTGCAGTCACCTTGCCGGCGCGTTCTCTGCGCGAAGTGGAGCGCATGATGGCGGGTTGGCGTTCCGGCGAGCCGGTCAGCCTGTTCTGTGATCGTGGTCAGGTGGTGTTTCTGGCAGCTGATCAGATGGTGACCAGCCGAACGCTGGAAGGCACTTATCCGAACTATCGACAGCTGATTCCTGATGGTTTCACCCGCAGCCTGGGCTTGGATCGCCGTGCTCTGATCGCTTCGCTCGAGCGGATTGCCGTGCTGGCCGATCAACACAACAACGTGGTCAAGTTCAGCACTGAGCCGGACAAAGGCATCGTTCAGATCAGTGCCGATGCTCAGGATGTTGGCAGTGGGTCGGAATCACTGCCCGCCAATCTCAGTGGCGAAGCGCTGCAGATTGCCTTCAACGTCCGTTATCTGCTGGATGGTCTGAAGGCCATGGCTGTGGACAGAGTGGTTCTCCACTGCAATGCCCCGACAACTCCCGCTGTGCTGAAGCCTGAAGATGTCGCTGATGGTTTCACCTATCTGGTGATGCCGGTCCAGATCCGGTCCTGA